In the Corynebacterium anserum genome, TCTGGAACAAGCTCTCTCGGTAGTCGCAGCCCCATCGTTAAATGCGGAGTCCAGCGAGGTCCCCGGCCTTGCGGATTCAATGCACAGAGTTCTCTTGCTGCTATCTCCAATTCATCACTGGTTTCCAGTAACCAGCAGACAGTTTGCTTGCGTTTCGTACCGAAGATCACAGTACCCACACGGCGAAACTGTGCAGGAATGACAGATGGCAGAATCTCTGCAGCGCGTTTGACAACCGACTGATCCATCTCGGGTGAAAAAGTGATCGTAATGTGTGGCGTCTGGTGCTGTTTAGGAAAACCTCTCACCTCAAGCTCAGCGAATAAATTTCTGACCTGCCGCTCCTGCTCAGAAGACAGATGAATAAGGATGTTCTCTGGTGAAGTCATCGGATCCTACCACTCGTCAAGAAACACAGCATCCACATAGAACCAGCACCCGGCGCGTCTTTCAAAAACGAGGACACTCGGATAAGCCAACGTTCACACAAGCCACCGCACTTAACGCAGGACGAGGCAGTCCACTCCCATCAGTATCATCTCAGTTGCTCACAGCAAGGCGGAGGCGCCGAAAAGAGCCACAGAATTCCGCTAATTATAGGACGTTCCCGCATGAGCACATACGCTCCCCTTAGCACACCCAATCATAAATCCGAGCCATCTTAAGAACGCAATCTTACGTTGCTCAGACCTGTTCCTCACAGAACCAGAGAAAACCAAGATCATCATCAAAGCGTAAAGCAACGACAAGCAACTCTAATTATTATCCTACGCCAATGTTCTAGACGTTGAACTTAAACTCGACCACATCTCCATCGCGCATCACATAGTCCTTGCCCTCTTGGCGAACTTTTCCGTGTGCACGTGCCTCAGCCATAGAACCGAGGTCATCAAGATCATCGAATGCGACGATCTCAGCCTTAATGAATCCGCGTTCAAAATCGGTGTGGATCACGCCCGCGGCCTGCGGGGCGGTCGATCCCTTGCGGATAGTCCAAGCGCGAGATTCCTTCGGTCCAGCCGTGAGGTAGGTCTGAAGTCCCAAGGTATCAAACCCTGCTTTAGCGAGAGTCTGTAGCCCGGGTTCCTCCTGACCCACCGACGCCAGCAGCTCAGCAGCCTCATCGTCATCGAGCTCTAAGAGCTCAGCCTCAGTGGCTGCATCGAGGAAGACGCACTCGGCGGGAGCAACAAGCTCCCGCAGTTCTTGCTTCTTTGCATCGTCGGTCAGCACTGCTTCGTCGGAGTTGAAGACATAAAGGAATGGTTTTGCGGTCATCAGGTGAAGATCACGCACGGAAGCCAGGTCAATCTCCCCGTGTGCAGCTGCTGAAGATAATGTTCGCCCATCTTCTAGAATCTCTTGAGCCTTCTTCGCTCCCTCAACCTGCTCGACCAGATCCTTATTTTTCTTTGCTTCCTTCGTCAAACGCGGCAGTGCCTTCTCGATGGTTTGCAGATCCGCAAGGATCAATTCTGTCTCGATCACAGAAATGTCTGCAGCGGGATCCACACGTCCGTCGACGTGGATCACGTTATCGTCCGAGAACGCCCGCACAACTTGGCAGATGGCGTCGGCCTCCCGAATATTGGAGAGGAAGGCATTACCCATGCCCTCTCCATCCGATGCTCCCTTGACGATGCCGGCGATATCCACAAAAGACACGGTGGCCGGAAGAATGCGCTCAGAGCCGAAGATCTCAGCCAAACGGTTCAGGCGGGGGTCTGGCAGCTCAACTAAGCCAACGTTTGGTTCGATGGTTGCAAATGGATAATTGGCGGCCAGCACGTCATTACGGGTCAGGGCATTAAACAAGGTGGACTTGCCAACATTCGGCAGACCAACGATTCCGAGAGTAAGAGTCACGTCCGTAATCCTAACGTGTCGCTTTAGTTACCCAAACCCACACCACCACCCGTTCACGGCAAGCGCATCACCCGCTCACAGCAGTGACCCCACCACTGCTCAAAACAACCAGGCCGCGCCCCAAAACCGCCCCACCACTTCTCAAGACACAACCAGGCCGCACCCCGGACCGTCACCCCACGGTTCCCTCACAACACGCATTCCACACGTCGCACCCCCACAACTCGCACTCCGCACAGTGGAGACACCCCTTCCCCCACCCGTTGCCCTGTTTTCCACACAAAATCCCAGATTCGACTATGTAAAATGGGTCTCGTCTGCCTATATTCATCACACATTGTTTTTGTGATCCCAATTAAAGTCGGTATGCCCAAGCGACGTAACAGACACGTCACTGACAGCGCTTATCCCCACAGTCGGTGACGGTTCGCCAGCAGAGACCCCAGTTGGCCGGACTGTACCTGAAAAATCGCGGACGTTGTTCGACTTCTAAGAAGGATCTGGCAGGAAGAGAAATGAGTATGGCCAACACCACTCAGAAGTCCCCCGCCAAGCGGGAGACATTTAATAGCCGCCTGATGTTTATGATGGCTGCCATCGGCTCGGCCGTGGGCCTTGGTAACATCTGGCGTTTCCCTTATGTCACCTATGACAACGGTGGCGGCGCGTTCCTGATTCCTTATCTGGTTGCTCTTCTGACCGCAGGTATCCCCATCCTGTGGTTCGACTTCGCTATCGGCCACCGCTACCGCGCCTCTGCGCCTTTGGCTTTCCGCCGGATGGCTCGCTGGGCTGAACCGATCGGTTGGTTCAAAGCTGGTGTGGCTTTCTTCATCGCGATCTACTACGCGGCTATTCTGGCTTGGGCAGGCCTCTACACCGTCAAGTCTTTCAATCAGGCGTGGGGCGATGATCCAGAGTCCTACCTGATGAATGACTTTCTCAAGATGGATTCCTCATCCACTTTCTCCGGCGATTTCGTCCTCCCTATTTTGGTCACACTCATCGCTGTGTGGATCTTTGCCATTGCTGTTCTCGCCATGAATGTGAATAAGGGCATTGGTTCACTGACCCTGGTCTTCGTGCCGGTACTGATTATTCTGTTCGTCATCATGGTTGTCCGCGCTTTGTTCTTGGACGGAGCTTTGGAGGGGCTGAATGCTTTCTTCACCCCTGACTGGTCTGCGCTTTCTAATACGTCTGTGTGGATCGCGGCGTATGGTCAGATCTTCTTCTCTCTGTCTGTGGGCTTCGGTATCATGATCACTTACGCTTCCTACCTCAAGCCACGCAGCAACCTCACCGGCACCGGCATGACTACCGCATTCGCTAATTCGTCCTTCGAGGTTCTCGCAGGCATCGGTGTGTTCGCCACCTTGGGGTTCATGTCTGTCACGAGCCACGTTGCTGTTGGTGATGTTGCAAGCGGTGGTATCGGATTAGCGTTTATCGCCTTCCCGACCATCATTAACCAGATGCCAATGGGCGCACTGTTCGGTGTGATGTTCTTCGGTTCCTTGTTCTTGGCTGGCATCACTTCATTGATCTCCATCATGGAGGTCGTTTTCGCAGCGCTGAGCGAGAAGCTCGGATGGAACCGTGCAACGACCGCGATTGTTTTCGGTACCATCATGGCGGTGCTGTCCACTGTGATGTTCGCCTCCACGTCCAGCTTGGTCATTTTGGACATCATGGATAAGTGGACCAACAATCTGGGCATTGTGTTCTGTGCAGCGATGGCTTTGCTCATCGTCGCCTGGGTCACTGGTCGTCGCAATGAGATTGCCCAACACCTCAACGCAGTTTCCTCTATCCGTGTTGGCCGTATTTGGGAATTCTGTGCCTTTATCCTCACGCCGGTTGCGCTCATCATCATGATGTTTAATGAGATCAAGAGCATGCTTGCCGAGCCTTATGGTGGCTACAGCTCGGCTCAGTTGAATTTGTTCGGCTGGGGCACGTTGGCTGTGATTGTGATTGCCGGCATTGTGTTGTCTGCTCTGCCGTATAGTAAGAAGACCATCACTGATCGCATTCCTGGTTCTGACTTCGGCGTTCCTGCGAAAGGACGTAGGAAGGGTGAGCCTAATCCTTTGGTTGTAGGGGCCGTTTCCTCTTCGACCGACGCCACTTCCACCACGTCCACCACCCCAAGGAGCTAAGAGTCATGTCTGCAACCGCAATTGTTATGATGGTCCTGTTTGTGTTGGTGATCTGGGGTGGCTTGGTCGCTTCTATCACGATGCTGAGGGACACTGACGATGACACCACCGGTGAACTGGGCAACGCACCCGGTACTGACGATGCGTCGCTTCTCGCTGCTCAGCACTAAAGAGCACTCCCGAAAGTACTCTCTTCTGCGACAAGGATGTCAGCAGTGACAACAACGCCCTGCCCGGGGCCGCGTAACATGAACGCGGTGTTCAGGCAGGGCATTATTCGTGGGCCGCAAAAGCTGTCATGTGAACGCTCGTCTGTGCCATGTCAGCGTTCATCTGTGCACCAATAAGGGAATCCAAACGTACATCGATATGCACATTCGTCTGGGAAACAATATGGATGATATTGTGTGCCGCCTCTCATCAATGCAAAAAATCGCACCTTTAGTGCACAATAGAGAGAATGAACTCTAGCACTAACGGTCGCGCCTCTCGCGACAATAACGAAGGCCGAGATTTCGCTGATTTCTTGGCGGGGTCGAGGCGCATGGATCCTAAGAACATGTTACCTCTGCCTGACTCCGCAGATAGCGACCGCACCGCTCCTGTTATCCCTGAAGGAATCACAGAGGATCCGGAAACGAAGGTGGTGAGCCAAGAGCCAACCGATACGTCGACTCAGGACATCACCGACGAAGCACTCCAACAGCAGGAAATTGAAGGGTCTGACTTATCTCTTTCCAAAGTCACCCCCGCCCAAAAGCGGCTCATAGAGAAAAAGGCTAAGAAAGCGAAAAAATCAGGGGATTCTGTCGCTGATGCTTATTCAGAGCAGACTCTCAACCCTGAGCAGCGCGACCGGGCGGAAGTCATCGGCAGCTCTGTCCGATGGTTCGCCGGTTGGTGCTTACGCTTTTTAATTATGGCTCTAGCGGCATACGTTCTGTTTAACGTCATTGGAAAACTGTGGGCAGGTATTCTTCCGGTTCTGCTATCACTAATTGTCTGCAGCGTGCTGTGGCCAGTGGTGCGTTTCCTCCGCAAGATGAAGATTCCCAATGGCGTCGCCGTTTTGCTCACGATCTTGGGCTTCTTCGCCGTCATCGGCGGGATCTTTGCACTCATTGCACCACCAGCGGTGGATCAGTCACGCGAGCTGGTGAACCAGGCGAACGATGGTATCCGCACTATTCAGGACTGGCTGGCGGGACCTCCTCTGAATTTGGAGGAGACTCAGCTCAACGATGCATTGTCGCAGGCCACCTCATGGCTACAGAAGCAGTCCGGAAATATTGCCTCTGAAGTTGCCGCCGGCGCATCTGCTACCCTCTCTGCACTGGTCACTTTGCTGATCATGCTGGTTTTGACCTTCTTCTTCCTGAAGGACGGGGAGAATTTCCTCCCGTTGATCCGCCGCATCACTGGCCGTCGCGTCGGTTGGCACCTCACCGAGGTTCTCACCCGCATGTGGAACACCCTGGGTGGTTTCGTTCGTACTCAGGCCATCGTCTCCTTCATCGACGCTTTCTTCATCGGCATTGGCTTGATAATCCTCAATGTTCCACTGGCTGGGGCTTTGGCGGTACTAACGTTCTTCGCTGGATTTATCCCAATGATCGGCGCTATTACCGCAGGCACCCTGTCCGTTCTCATCGCCTTGGTTGCAGTGGATTTCCAGACTGCCGTTATTGTGTTGATCTTGATCATCGCGGTGCAACAGATCGAGGGCAATATCTTGCAGCCTGTCCTGCAGTCGCGCGCGATGGATGTTCACCCAGTGATCATTTTGCTGGCGGTCACTTTGGGCGGCACTCTCTTCGGCATTATCGGCGCATTCCTGGCTGTCCCCGTTGCGGCAATGATCGCGGTGGCGCTGCGCTATATGGGGGATTTAACGGATCTTTCAACCGGTGAGAAAACAACCACCGACATTAATTTCGCAACCAAGGCCGGAACACTCACAGGCGCTCAAAATGAACAAGCCGCTAAGCGCTGGCAGGAGCTGCGTCAACAGATGAAGCAGGATGCCGAAAAATTAAACTTTTCCAACCTGCTTAATCCACTACGTGGCAATGACAAAAGTTCAGGCTCACATAAGTAGTATCTATTCCCGTGAACGATAAGCCCCGCTCCCGCTCGCATGCGAAATCGCGCCACTCTGCGCCGCCAT is a window encoding:
- the metS gene encoding methionine/alanine import NSS transporter subunit MetS, encoding MSATAIVMMVLFVLVIWGGLVASITMLRDTDDDTTGELGNAPGTDDASLLAAQH
- a CDS encoding 2'-5' RNA ligase family protein, which gives rise to MTSPENILIHLSSEQERQVRNLFAELEVRGFPKQHQTPHITITFSPEMDQSVVKRAAEILPSVIPAQFRRVGTVIFGTKRKQTVCWLLETSDELEIAARELCALNPQGRGPRWTPHLTMGLRLPRELVPEYIRALDEIASPHFTVLTAQRAVYWKPSTREMRILADGIVGQSG
- the ychF gene encoding redox-regulated ATPase YchF encodes the protein MTLTLGIVGLPNVGKSTLFNALTRNDVLAANYPFATIEPNVGLVELPDPRLNRLAEIFGSERILPATVSFVDIAGIVKGASDGEGMGNAFLSNIREADAICQVVRAFSDDNVIHVDGRVDPAADISVIETELILADLQTIEKALPRLTKEAKKNKDLVEQVEGAKKAQEILEDGRTLSSAAAHGEIDLASVRDLHLMTAKPFLYVFNSDEAVLTDDAKKQELRELVAPAECVFLDAATEAELLELDDDEAAELLASVGQEEPGLQTLAKAGFDTLGLQTYLTAGPKESRAWTIRKGSTAPQAAGVIHTDFERGFIKAEIVAFDDLDDLGSMAEARAHGKVRQEGKDYVMRDGDVVEFKFNV
- a CDS encoding AI-2E family transporter — encoded protein: MNSSTNGRASRDNNEGRDFADFLAGSRRMDPKNMLPLPDSADSDRTAPVIPEGITEDPETKVVSQEPTDTSTQDITDEALQQQEIEGSDLSLSKVTPAQKRLIEKKAKKAKKSGDSVADAYSEQTLNPEQRDRAEVIGSSVRWFAGWCLRFLIMALAAYVLFNVIGKLWAGILPVLLSLIVCSVLWPVVRFLRKMKIPNGVAVLLTILGFFAVIGGIFALIAPPAVDQSRELVNQANDGIRTIQDWLAGPPLNLEETQLNDALSQATSWLQKQSGNIASEVAAGASATLSALVTLLIMLVLTFFFLKDGENFLPLIRRITGRRVGWHLTEVLTRMWNTLGGFVRTQAIVSFIDAFFIGIGLIILNVPLAGALAVLTFFAGFIPMIGAITAGTLSVLIALVAVDFQTAVIVLILIIAVQQIEGNILQPVLQSRAMDVHPVIILLAVTLGGTLFGIIGAFLAVPVAAMIAVALRYMGDLTDLSTGEKTTTDINFATKAGTLTGAQNEQAAKRWQELRQQMKQDAEKLNFSNLLNPLRGNDKSSGSHK
- a CDS encoding sodium-dependent transporter yields the protein MANTTQKSPAKRETFNSRLMFMMAAIGSAVGLGNIWRFPYVTYDNGGGAFLIPYLVALLTAGIPILWFDFAIGHRYRASAPLAFRRMARWAEPIGWFKAGVAFFIAIYYAAILAWAGLYTVKSFNQAWGDDPESYLMNDFLKMDSSSTFSGDFVLPILVTLIAVWIFAIAVLAMNVNKGIGSLTLVFVPVLIILFVIMVVRALFLDGALEGLNAFFTPDWSALSNTSVWIAAYGQIFFSLSVGFGIMITYASYLKPRSNLTGTGMTTAFANSSFEVLAGIGVFATLGFMSVTSHVAVGDVASGGIGLAFIAFPTIINQMPMGALFGVMFFGSLFLAGITSLISIMEVVFAALSEKLGWNRATTAIVFGTIMAVLSTVMFASTSSLVILDIMDKWTNNLGIVFCAAMALLIVAWVTGRRNEIAQHLNAVSSIRVGRIWEFCAFILTPVALIIMMFNEIKSMLAEPYGGYSSAQLNLFGWGTLAVIVIAGIVLSALPYSKKTITDRIPGSDFGVPAKGRRKGEPNPLVVGAVSSSTDATSTTSTTPRS